The following proteins are encoded in a genomic region of Cryptomeria japonica chromosome 11, Sugi_1.0, whole genome shotgun sequence:
- the LOC131063938 gene encoding major strawberry allergen Fra a 1-2-like, translated as MVAGSFSVEIESSMEAKTLWNGMVKDGHNLIRKYVSKLEIVDAVNTDFSYVKERIDEIDEENSVYSFSQVEGGVVGTKLASVTYQVKFSPKADGGTLVIYTCNYDSLPGVAHDDAKIEEIKGKSTELFKLIEAYLIANPTSYC; from the exons ATGGTGGCAGGAAGTTTCAGTGTGGAAATAGAGTCTTCAATGGAGGCAAAGACACTGTGGAATGGAATGGTGAAGGATGGCCATAATTTGATTCGAAA ATATGTATCTAAGCTTGAAATTGTGGATGCAGTTAACACTGATTTCAGCTATGTGAAGGAGAGGATAGATGAAATTGATGAGGAGAATTCGGTTTACAGTTTCAGCCAGGTGGAGGGAGGAGTTGTGGGCACCAAATTGGCCTCAGTGACATACCAAGTGAAATTCAGCCCTAAAGCAGATGGTGGAACTCTGGTGATTTATACATGCAACTATGACAGCCTGCCTGGTGTTGCCCATGATGACGCCAAAATTGAGGAGATCAAGGGCAAAAGTACTGAACTCTTCAAGTTGATTGAGGCATATCTCATTGCCAATCCCACTTCATATTGTTAA